Genomic segment of Gammaproteobacteria bacterium:
CCGTTACACCCGCTTCTTTTTCAGCCTGGCACAGGTTGATGGTCTCCAGCACTTTAAGGTATGTGGCCGCATCACCGGGATCATTGCCCAAAACATGCACCGTGCCGTCCAGCAGGTTGCTGACGAAAGCACGCCGCGGGATGTCACCGCGCCCCTCAAACGGCCGCACGAAACACGGCACATGATGGCCGCGTCCCAGGCACACCGCTGCCAACACCTGCGCGCCCTCGGCAAGGGGGCGCACCACGGTCACATACGAGCCGCTACCATCACATACGACGTCATCTTCGCCTTTGTCCTTGTCGCCATCTTCCACCATCCAATAGGTGCCGGTGTTGGAGTCAACATAGGCATACGCGAACACGGCGTCGGCGGGGATCTGCCTTGTCTTGCTGACACGGCCGTCCACCGGATTCCACAACAACACTTCCCCGCTGCCACCGTGCATGCCGACAATCCGCGGCCGGCGTGACCGCTCCAGCCCGGTGGCAGGCCCCGCAGCAACGGGTCTGACCTCGGTATAACCCCCGCTGTGTTGCACGACGACCAAAGCGCCATGTTCGCCGAAATCCAAATGACAGACCGCGGACCAGTGCTCAGGTGAATGTTGCATACGGCTGTTCCTCGTATGGCGCTCCCGCAGTGGCCTGCGGAAGCTTCGGTGTTTTCAGGCAAAATCCAAGGCGGACATGATATACGTTTTGAGTTTAGCTGTCCGCCCGCCGCAGATCGGCGCGCAGCGCAGCAGCCAGTTTTTGGCGCAAGGTCTCAAGGCTGAGCGACTGCAACAGTTCGCCGGCGCTGCAGCTTGCACCTTCGGGCACCAGACCCAGGCCGGCAGCCAGGTCGCCGACCACGTCAGCGGGCGACTGCCCCTGTTCCCGCAAGCGGCTCAACGACACGCTGCCGTCGCGCTTGGCCATCCTGTTCCCTTCCCTGTCCCGCAGCAGGGGCACATGCCAAAAGCGCGGCACGGGCCAGCCCAAAGCCTCGTACAGGACCCGCTGACGGGGCGTGGAGTCGAGCAAGTCGGCGCCGCGAAGCACATCGGTAATACCCATCAGGGCATCGTCCACCACCACGGCGAGTTGGTAGGCAAACAAACGATCAGAGCGGCGCAGCACGAAGTCACCCATCTCCGTGCGCATGTCCTGCTGAACCCACCCCGCCAGCTCATCCCACACACTGGCCTTTCCCACACCCACGCGGTAGCGCCAGGAAGGCGGAGGCCGGCCCCCCGGCTCCGCCGCCGGCGACCCATTGCGGCAGGTTCCGGGATAGATTCCGGGCCGGCCGTGGGGCGCCCCCGCTGCCTGGGCGATGTCCTTGCGCGAACAATAACAGGCAAACAACAGCCCCTGCTCGTGCAAACGGCTCAGCGCCGCTTCGTAGATCTCATCGCGGGCAGACTGCACATAAGGCCCCACCGGCCCGCCATTGTCCGGTCCTTCATCCCACTCCAACCCCAGCCAGGCCAGCTGCTCCAGGATGAGGTCGGCACAGCCCGGGCGGGTGCGCGGCCGGTCCAGGTCCTCCATGCGCAGCACGAAGCGGCCCCCGGCAAGCCGCGCCTGCAACCACGCCAACAAGGCCGTACGCAAATTGCCGGGATGAAGTTCACCTGTAGGACTGGGTGCGTAGCGCCCCCGCACCCCCGCCGCCGCCAGTTGGCGGGCGCGCTGAAAAGCGCCTTGAAGATCGAAACTGGCCATCCCCCCGGGCCGGGTTCAAGGACGGTTCCTTGTCAGCGCAACGACGGTGAGCAGAGGCCTGTCCGCCGCGTCATCCGTCGGTACCCTTCAGGGCCGGCAAGGCACTGGTGTCACCACACAGCCGGCCATGCACTTTGAAGCGGTTTATTCCGGTACAAATGTTCAAGGTGCCCTCGGCAACGCCCTCCCCCTGCGCCAGGGCGCCGAGCGGCCCTGTGCCGCCGGCAAAATGAATCTTTTCCACCGCCGCCAAGGTGCAGGCATCGATCTGGCCGACGATCTGCGCCTGATCCCCCTGGGTAAAAATCCCCCCCGCCGGGCCAAAGGCCAGAGTGTGATTCAAAACGGTGGTGGTTTCATTGACGATGGATTCGATCTCCCCCATCATGCCACCTTTGAATTCCAGCTCATCGGCCAGCTCCAGCTTGATGACGCCCAGCTGGCGGGTGACATCAATGCTGTTGGTGCGGGTCTTCGCTTCGAAGGCCACACAGGTCTCCGCCTGCAGCGCTCCTGCCCACGCCGCCACAACACAGGCAGCGGCCACCAACACGGCAGGCCCTTTCCTCATGACTACTGGCATGTCCATCCCATCCTTTGGTTGATTATTGATTGGTACCAGACAACGGGGGCAGGCACACCCCAGGGGCAGAGGCTACGACAGCCCGGTGAGCAATTCAAGCCGGGGCCACCGGCACGGGATTTTCTGCTGAAACGTTTGTCGTTTCCTTGATTTCATCCCCGGCCTTGCCCATATTCCCACGATATCCTGATCACCGTGCAAAGCCGGGCAAGGCCCGTTCCGCCATGAACACCACCAGCCGCTGCGACGACACAACGCTGCTCACCACCACGCTGCCCTCCGCACTGCGCCATGCCCTTGACCGCTATCGCTATCCTTTGGACGGGCTGTTGGAAATCGTGCCGGATCCGGGCCGCCGGCCGCAGACGTGCTTTCCCGGAAGCGCTGTGGCGTTGAGTGCTGGCGCAGCAGCTCATCGTCACGCTCAAACCCCGCCCCGCCACCCTGCGCAGGCTGCAACACCGCATCGTCGCCCGCCATCAACTGGTGGCGGAAAGCGAAGGCAACGAACCACAGCGGCGCCTGGTGATTCACCCGCGGCAGACCCGCTTCGGAGCGCACCATGACACCCGCGCCATACTCCATTCGCCCGGCACGTCCTGACGAAGCACAAACACTGAGCGCCCTGGCCTGCCGCTCCAAGGCACATTGGGGTTATTCGGCGGCGTTCCTGGCGGCTTGCCGGGACGAACTCACTTACAGCGCCGAACAGATCGGTTCACAATACTTTCAATTCTCCGTCGTTGAAGTCAACGGCACGGTCATCGGCTTTTACGCGCTCGAACCGCTCTCGCCGGCAGAGATGGAACTGGAAGCCTTGTTTGTGGAACCAAAGCACATCGGCCAAGGCTATGGCCGCGCCCTGATCGAAGATGCGAAGCGCAAGGCGGCGGAGCGGGGTGCGTCCGTGCTTATCATTCAGGGGGATCCGAATGCAGCGGCTTTTTATCGCGCGGCGGGGGGACGGGCTATTGGGCAAAGGGAGTCGGACAGCATCGCCGGGCGGTTTCTGCCCGTCTTTTCCATCGCCCTGGAAAACCATCGTCAGAAACTTGATTATTAACCCGGCAATTAGGATTGTCGGGTTAATAGCGCGGCGCAGGGATGTGCCGCCATTGGCGCAAGTCAATGCGAGCCCGCGAAATACCAGCCATTTCGCACAATGGCGCCCGTATTTCGCGGGCAACCCTGCACCGCCATCTTCAATGACGACAAGTCATTGAAGATGTGAGGCTGCCGCGAACAATCGCAGAAACGCGCGTCTACACGGCAATATGCCCCACAATCGCATCCCGCACCGCCTCCCGCTTCGCCGCCACCGTCTGCACCTTGCCGCCGCCTTGTTGAATGGCGATGTCCGGGTCCTTCAAACCGTGACCCGTCAGCGTACACACCACTTTCGACCCTTCCCCGATCTTGCCGGCCCTGATATCGCGCAAAGCGCCCGCCAGCGACGCCGCCGAGGCCGGCTCGCAGAACACGCCCTCTTTGTGCGCCAACAGGGCCTGGGCGGCGAGTATTTCTTCATCGCTCAAGGCACTGAACCAACCCCGGGACTCTTTTTGCGCCGCCCAGGCCTTGTCCCAGCTTTGGGGGTGACCGATGCGGATGGCGGTGGCCACGGTCTCAGGTTGATCAACCATGCCGCCCTGAATAAAGGGCGCCGCGCCGGCGGCCTGATAGCCCACCATGACGGGACGGTTGTTGACGATGCCGTGTTCAAAGTATTCGCAATAGCCCATCCAGTGGGCCGAGATGTTGCCGGCATTGCCCACCGGCAGGCAGTGGTAGTCCGGCGCGCACTCCAGCTCTTCGATGATTTCAAAGGCTGCGGTTTTCTGGCCCTGCAGGCGGAAGGGGTTGATGGAGTTGACGATGGTCACGGGCGCCTCTTCGCCCACTTCCTTGACCAGGCGCATGCCTTCGTCAAAGTTGCCTTCAATCTGCAACACCACGGCGCCGTGCATCATGGCCTGGGCCAGCTTGCCCAGCGCAATCTTGCCTTCGGGGATCAACACAAAGGCAGTGATGCCCGCCCGCGCCGCATAGGCCGCAGCCGAGGCAGACGTATTGCCGGTGGAGGCACAGATCACGGCCCGGCTGCCCTCTTCCACCGCTTTGGTGACCGCCATGGTCATACCGCGGTCTTTGAACGAGCCGGTGGGATTGAGGCCTTCGTACTTGACGTAGATGTCTATATCCTTAGCCAGTTCCCGCGGGATATTGTTCAAACGAATGAGCGGCGTGTTGCCTTCGCCCAGGCTGATAATACGGGTGTCATCGTGTACCGGCAGGCGGTCGCGGTATTTGTCGATGAGGCCGGTGTAACGGGAACGGAAGG
This window contains:
- the gluQ gene encoding tRNA glutamyl-Q(34) synthetase GluQRS; the protein is MASFDLQGAFQRARQLAAAGVRGRYAPSPTGELHPGNLRTALLAWLQARLAGGRFVLRMEDLDRPRTRPGCADLILEQLAWLGLEWDEGPDNGGPVGPYVQSARDEIYEAALSRLHEQGLLFACYCSRKDIAQAAGAPHGRPGIYPGTCRNGSPAAEPGGRPPPSWRYRVGVGKASVWDELAGWVQQDMRTEMGDFVLRRSDRLFAYQLAVVVDDALMGITDVLRGADLLDSTPRQRVLYEALGWPVPRFWHVPLLRDREGNRMAKRDGSVSLSRLREQGQSPADVVGDLAAGLGLVPEGASCSAGELLQSLSLETLRQKLAAALRADLRRADS
- a CDS encoding N-acetyltransferase, yielding MTPAPYSIRPARPDEAQTLSALACRSKAHWGYSAAFLAACRDELTYSAEQIGSQYFQFSVVEVNGTVIGFYALEPLSPAEMELEALFVEPKHIGQGYGRALIEDAKRKAAERGASVLIIQGDPNAAAFYRAAGGRAIGQRESDSIAGRFLPVFSIALENHRQKLDY
- a CDS encoding threonine synthase, with translation MPFRSRYTGLIDKYRDRLPVHDDTRIISLGEGNTPLIRLNNIPRELAKDIDIYVKYEGLNPTGSFKDRGMTMAVTKAVEEGSRAVICASTGNTSASAAAYAARAGITAFVLIPEGKIALGKLAQAMMHGAVVLQIEGNFDEGMRLVKEVGEEAPVTIVNSINPFRLQGQKTAAFEIIEELECAPDYHCLPVGNAGNISAHWMGYCEYFEHGIVNNRPVMVGYQAAGAAPFIQGGMVDQPETVATAIRIGHPQSWDKAWAAQKESRGWFSALSDEEILAAQALLAHKEGVFCEPASAASLAGALRDIRAGKIGEGSKVVCTLTGHGLKDPDIAIQQGGGKVQTVAAKREAVRDAIVGHIAV